The sequence CTTTATGCGCAAAGGTACCAATTTTTTGAACTGGGAAAATACTTGGTTGATAGGAACCTTGTAGAGCTTCCTTAACAACCCTAGCCTTAGTCGCTCCCATTACGTAAATTGCAATGTTTTTTGCTGAATTAATGCATTCATAAGTCAATGTCATACGCCAAGTTTTTTTTTGTGGCACATAATTTGCTATGACAAGCCTTCCTTGAGTTTGCAAACCGTGCGTTTCAGGAAAAAGAGAGGCGGTGTGCCCATCTTCGCCCATTCCTAACATGATAAGATCAAACTTTTTAAATGGGACATGTCTAATGATTTCTTGTTCGTATTGAAGGGCATTCTCCTCAATATTTACTTCTGCACACATCCTAAAAACATTTTCTCTCGGTATAGGCAAGTCTCCTAATCCAGAGGTAAAAGCCATCCTGTAGTTACTATCTTTATCCTCAGGAGGCACAGAACGTTCATCACCAAAGAAAAATAGCACTTTATCCCATTCAATTTGCTTTGCGAGAGGAGATACTGCTAACTCATTGTAAATAGTTTGAGGAGTGCTTCCTCCTGAAAGAGCAACAGTAAAAAGGTCTTTTTGATCTATCTCTTCTTTGGCTGTTTTTAAAAAATGTTCGGCGCTAAACTTAATAGTGGTGTGAGAATCTCCAGGAATTATACAATCTCTACGTTCATCAAAGGAAGTAATTAAACTCATAATACCCTCCAATTACGTCCGGTTTCTTGTAGCATGCGCTCAGCCTCAATAGGTCCCCAAGAGCCAGCAGGATAGTTTGGAAAGCCTGCAGGTGGAGTAGATTGCCAAAATTCTAAAATAGGATTTAGGATCTTCCATGACTCCAATACCTCATCATCTCTTGCAAACAACGTTCTATCTCCAGCTAAGCAGTCCCAAATTAATCTCTCGTAAGCCTCTGGAGGTGTAGCTCCAAAATATGAGCCATACCGGAAATCCATTTTCACAGGTTGTAATAGCGTATTCTGTCCTGGAACTTTGCAGTTTATATTTAAAGAAATCCCTTCGTCTGGCTGGATGCGAATCACAACAAGATTGGGGGTTGTCTCCTGTCCGGATTGTTCGAAAGCAAAACCTGGTGCTTTTTTAAACGTCACAACAATTTCTGTAAGCCTTTTGGGTAGTCGCTTGCCAGCACGTAAGTAAAAAGGAACTCCAGCCCACCTCCAATTATCAATAAAGAATTGTATGGCAGCATAGGTCTCGACATTCGATTGAGGAGATACGTCGTTCTCTTCTCGGTAACCTTTTACTTCTTTACCATCTATAATCCCAGCGCCATATTGTCCTCTGACAGCATATTTGCTGAAATCCTTATTTGAAAATTTACGTATTGATTGCAAAACTTTTACTTTTTCATCATGAATTGCCTCGGCGGAAAGATTTGTAGGTGGCTCCATTGCCAACAGCGAGAGAAGCTGCATCATATGATTTTGCACAATATCCCTTAGCATTCCCGCTTCTTCGAAAAACTTGCCTCTTGTTCCGATGCCAATCTCTTCACTAACAGTTACTTGAATATTATCGATATTGCGATTGTTCCACTGAAATTCAAAAACTGGATTGGCAAACCGAAAAACAAGAAGATTTTGAACCGTTTCTTTTCCGAGATAATGATCAATTCTGTAAATTTGACTTTCATTAAGATGGGTCGTTAAATCTTTTTGCAGGCTAATTGCAGACTTTAAATCAAAGCCGAAGGGTTTTTCAATAATGATACGTGACCATCTATCACGAGTTTCATTAATATCATAAATAAGATGGTGATTTTTCAACTTTTGGACAATATCTGGGAAGTAGCTTGGCGGTGTAGAGAGATAAAATACGCGATTTCCTTTAGTTCCCCACTTTTCATCAAGTTCATTAAGAGAATTTTTTAGCGATTCATATCCTTCCTCATTATCAAATTCTGATCGATGATAATAGATTTTTTTTTCAAAATCCTTCCAAATTTCCTCGTCGACAGGTTTATTACGCGAAAATTGATTGATCGCATCCTTCATTTCCTTCCGAAAGGATTCATCAGATTTTTCTCTTCTGGCAAATCCCACACAGGCAAAATTGCTTGGTAGTAAGTTTTCTCTAGCTAAGTTATATAAAGCTGGCAGAAGTTTTCGACTTGTTAAATCTCCAGTAGCACCGAATATAACAAAGATACAAGGTTCTGGGGTTTTTTCTAAGCGCTGATCATTTTCGGAGAGAGACATGGGGATTCCTTTAAATTTTTTTATTTTAACGGGAATTCGAATTTACCAAAATGACTTTTGGGAAAAAGAATGCGTTAAAAAATTTCTATAATGGAAACAATTATGAGAAATCAATTGAGATCTTTTTTGTAGTTAAAAAAATTTTAAAATAATGGTATTAAAACTTTCTTAAGTTTTCAATTTTTACTAAAACTTGCACGATAATCCGCCGTCATTCATGTACTTGATTTGCAGATTGTATTTTCTTGATACGAAAACCCCTTTTCTTTATTCGCTCTCGCTTATGCTCAAGCGAAATTTAACGAATCGCAACTGAAGCTTTAAGAGGGCAACAATTCGGCCAAACAACATGTCGGTTAATTGAAACAATTTATAAATTGCCTAGCAGATGTAAACAGCTGCTAAAAGTAAGGAATTTATTATGTTTCCTTTAGCACAATCGAGCTAAATATTAGCTTGTTTGCTATCTAAATAATTTTGAAGAATAATTATAGCAGATACAACATCAACAACTTTAGCTCTTTTTTTTCTTGTTAAAGAGCTTTGCATTAAAGTTCTTTCTGCTTGGACAGTTGTAAGTCGTTCATCCCATAGCTTAATGGGAACACTAGTGACCTTGTTTAGCTCTTCAACGAAATGGTTGACTTCGTCAGCAAGCAATCCTTGTTTGCCACTTAGGAGCAAAGGTAAGCCAACGACAATCTCTTCAATTTCATAATCGTTTTTTAGAGCATGATCTTTTAAAAAAATGTAGAGTTTCTCGACCGTTTTTTCTGTTTTTTTTTCACTAGCAAATACAATTAGAGGCATTGCTATCAATTTGGTTGGATCTGAATAGGAAAGGCCGATTCTCATCATTCCATAATCAATGCCAATAATTCGCGATTGTTTAGCCATTATTTTTTCCTTTCTCAGCAATGACTGCTTTGATAAAGCCTCTAAACAAGGGATGGGGGTCATTTGGTTTAGATTTGAATTCTGGGTGAAATTGTACTCCGACCATCCAGGGGTGATTATGCACTTCAGCAATTTCGCAGAGATTTCCTCCCTCTAAAGCTCCCGCAATAATAAAACCTGCCTTTTCTAAAATGTCTGTAAATTTATTGTTAAATTCATAGCGATGGCGGTGGCGCTCGGAAATACTTTCTGACTGATAAGCCTTATGTGCATGGGTATGAGCCTTAAGTTTGCACCGATAAGCCCCAAGGCGCATTGTACCACCAAGTTCTTTAACATCTTTTTGTTCGCTAAGAAGAGCGATTACAGGATTTTTGGTATAAGGATCTATTTCCGTTGAGTTGGCATCTTCAATTTTTGCGACGTTTCTAGCAAATTCGACAGCCATTACTTGCATTCCTAGGCAAATCCCGAAGTAGGGGATTTTTTTTTCGCGGCAATGTTGAGCTGTCAAAATTTTTCCCATCCATCCTCTTTCTCCAAATCCACCAGGCACAAGGTATCCGTCGCATCCTTCTAGGGCCTCTTCTATAGACTTTGAGCCAACAATCTTGTCTGCTTCAATGCGCTTGATCTTTAATGAATATCCAGCGTCTATTGCCCCATGTTGCAATGCTTCCAGAACGGATTTATAGGCATCTTGATGCTGAACATATTTCCCGACAATTCCAACCGTTATACTTCCTTTTGGATTTTTGATTGTCTCAATGATTTTTTCCCAATCTGCAAGATTAGCCACATGCTTTGGCTTTAGTCCAAGAAGCTCACAAATCATGCGATCAGCACCCTCTTGATAGAGTGCAATCGGAACTTCGTAAATACTATGCTCTACATCCACTTCTTCAAAAACAGCTTCTTTCGGGACATTACAAAATTGACTGATCTTTTCCTTTACTTCTTCGTCTAATGATTTTTCAGTACGGCAGATAAGGATATCAGGAAATAGGCCAATGCTTCTAAGCATTTGTACAGAGTGTTGGGTGGGTTTTGTTTTGACCTCTCCGGCTGCTTTTAAAAAAGGAACATAGGTTAAGTGGATATTGATTGAGGAATCTTTTTGTTCATTGCGAAATTGACGAATGGCTTCAAGAAATGGTAGCGACTCAATATCACCTGCAGTTCCACCAATTTCTACTACAACAACATCAATTCCTGCCTCTTGCTTAGCACAATCTAGTATTCTTTTTTTAATTTCATCAGTAATATGGGGGATCACCTGTACTGTTTTGCCTAAATAGTCGCCATGCCTCTCTGATCGAATGACTGTATTGTAAATTTGCCCAGATGTTGCATTTGAAGATCTGGAAAGAGGGGAGTTGGTATAACGAAAATAATGTCCTAAATCCAAGTCTGTCTCAGCACCATCATCTGTTACATAAACTTCACCATGTTGGTAAGGACTCATCGTTCCGGGATCAACATTTAAATAGGGATCCAACTTTAACATCGCGACTTTTAATCCTTTTCTTTCAAGGAGTAGGCCAACTGCAGCACACGTTAAACCTTTACCAAGAGAGGAACAAACGCCGCCTGTTACGAAGATGAATTTTGTTTGCATAAGTGGTGCTCAACTTTTTTAATGTCTTCAGGATAATTAACTTCTAAGGTTGTAGATTCTACAACTGTCACTTTGATTTTATAGCCCCAATCTAAAATTTTTAACTGTTCGAGGTTTTCTGCTTCTTGAAGGGGACTAGAGGGTAAAGAACAATAGATTTCTAGAAATTCTTTGCGATAAGCATAAATTCCTACATGCTTATAATAGACTGTATTCGCTTGGAATTTTTTTGTGAGCCCAGAGGGGACTAAAGCTCTTGAAAAGTACAGGGCATCATTAGCTTGGTTCTTTACACATTTGACGATGGCCGGATTTTCTGTCTCGTTAGGATCTCTAATTATAGCAATAGGGGTTGCTACAACTGCAGTTGTGTCATCAGATAAGCATTTTAAAAGCTGCTGAATAATTGAAGGATCCAAACATGGCTCATCGCCTTGTATGTTAACCACAATATCCACATTTGCGAATCTTTTTTCTTTGCTAACCACTTCCTGGATTCGATCTGTTCCTGTCGCGCAGTTTAGCGAAGTCATCACGACCTCTGCACCAAATGATCGTGCGTGTTCGTAGATACGTGAATCATCTGTTGCTATTATCAGGGTGTCTAATTCTTGAATCTGTTTTGCATTTTCATAAGTACGTTGGATTAAGGATTTGCCGCTAATTTCAAAAAGTGGCTTTCCAGGAAATCGAGTGCTTGCATAACGTGCTGGAATAATCCCGATTGCTTTCATGCTGGCTCATAGTTGGTTTTATGCCAAGAATAGTACTCTTTTTAGTGTTTTCTTTCAAACTCTAGTTGTCTTAAATAAAATGATAAAAAAAGCGGATGCTCTCCTTAGATCTGATTGCCTTTTAACGATTGCTGGCCTAAAATTAATTTATGTTTTTTATTGTATATAATTTTTTTCTTGCCATTTTGTTTTTACTGTTTCTCCCTAAAATGCTTTATCAATGCATCTTTTTAGGGAAGTACCGCAAAAGCTTTTGGGGACGTTTAGGAAGGGGATTTGACTTAATTTCAAGGCAAAACAAGAAACTTATTTGGATCCACGCCCCATCACTTGGTGAGACAAAAGCAGTAATTGCCTTAGCTTCAATCATTAAAAATCACTCTACGCAATCTTATCTATTGATTACCTCCACGACTGAGACAGGTCATGAAGAGGCTAAAAAAAGTATTCCCTTTGCCGACAGCTATCTTTACTTACCTTTTGATTTCAGCTGGATTGTTCGGCCTATTATTCGCCGTTTAAAACCAGATTTAGTCCTCTTATGCGAGTCTGACTTTTGGTATAATTTTTTAGATGAAGCAAAAAGGATTGGAACAAATGTCGTCCTTGTTAATGGAAAGCTCTCTTTAAAATCCCTTAACCGGTATCTAAAGTTCCCTCTGATAGCTGAAAGATTATTTTCGAAAGTCGATGTTTTTTGTGTCCAAAGTAATCGCTACGCGGAGCGCTTTAAAAAACTTGGAATTGCCTCTGATAAAATCGCTGTAACGGGGAACATCAAGTTGGAC comes from Chlamydiales bacterium STE3 and encodes:
- a CDS encoding 6-phosphogluconolactonase (Product derived from UniProtKB/Swiss-Prot:Q9Z8U5;Gene name derived from UniProtKB/Swiss-Prot:Q9Z8U5;EC number derived from UniProtKB/Swiss-Prot:Q9Z8U5), which gives rise to MSLITSFDERRDCIIPGDSHTTIKFSAEHFLKTAKEEIDQKDLFTVALSGGSTPQTIYNELAVSPLAKQIEWDKVLFFFGDERSVPPEDKDSNYRMAFTSGLGDLPIPRENVFRMCAEVNIEENALQYEQEIIRHVPFKKFDLIMLGMGEDGHTASLFPETHGLQTQGRLVIANYVPQKKTWRMTLTYECINSAKNIAIYVMGATKARVVKEALQGSYQPSIFPVQKIGTFAHKALWILDHAAASYLE
- a CDS encoding Glucose-6-phosphate 1-dehydrogenase (Product derived from UniProtKB/Swiss-Prot:Q9Z8U6;Gene name derived from UniProtKB/Swiss-Prot:Q9Z8U6;EC number derived from UniProtKB/Swiss-Prot:Q9Z8U6) → MSLSENDQRLEKTPEPCIFVIFGATGDLTSRKLLPALYNLARENLLPSNFACVGFARREKSDESFRKEMKDAINQFSRNKPVDEEIWKDFEKKIYYHRSEFDNEEGYESLKNSLNELDEKWGTKGNRVFYLSTPPSYFPDIVQKLKNHHLIYDINETRDRWSRIIIEKPFGFDLKSAISLQKDLTTHLNESQIYRIDHYLGKETVQNLLVFRFANPVFEFQWNNRNIDNIQVTVSEEIGIGTRGKFFEEAGMLRDIVQNHMMQLLSLLAMEPPTNLSAEAIHDEKVKVLQSIRKFSNKDFSKYAVRGQYGAGIIDGKEVKGYREENDVSPQSNVETYAAIQFFIDNWRWAGVPFYLRAGKRLPKRLTEIVVTFKKAPGFAFEQSGQETTPNLVVIRIQPDEGISLNINCKVPGQNTLLQPVKMDFRYGSYFGATPPEAYERLIWDCLAGDRTLFARDDEVLESWKILNPILEFWQSTPPAGFPNYPAGSWGPIEAERMLQETGRNWRVL
- a CDS encoding putative Holliday junction resolvase (Product derived from UniProtKB/Swiss-Prot:Q6MD02;EC number derived from UniProtKB/Swiss-Prot:Q6MD02), which codes for MRKEKIMAKQSRIIGIDYGMMRIGLSYSDPTKLIAMPLIVFASEKKTEKTVEKLYIFLKDHALKNDYEIEEIVVGLPLLLSGKQGLLADEVNHFVEELNKVTSVPIKLWDERLTTVQAERTLMQSSLTRKKRAKVVDVVSAIIILQNYLDSKQANI
- a CDS encoding CTP synthase (Product derived from UniProtKB/Swiss-Prot:Q6MD01;Gene name derived from UniProtKB/Swiss-Prot:Q6MD01;EC number derived from UniProtKB/Swiss-Prot:Q6MD01); the encoded protein is MQTKFIFVTGGVCSSLGKGLTCAAVGLLLERKGLKVAMLKLDPYLNVDPGTMSPYQHGEVYVTDDGAETDLDLGHYFRYTNSPLSRSSNATSGQIYNTVIRSERHGDYLGKTVQVIPHITDEIKKRILDCAKQEAGIDVVVVEIGGTAGDIESLPFLEAIRQFRNEQKDSSINIHLTYVPFLKAAGEVKTKPTQHSVQMLRSIGLFPDILICRTEKSLDEEVKEKISQFCNVPKEAVFEEVDVEHSIYEVPIALYQEGADRMICELLGLKPKHVANLADWEKIIETIKNPKGSITVGIVGKYVQHQDAYKSVLEALQHGAIDAGYSLKIKRIEADKIVGSKSIEEALEGCDGYLVPGGFGERGWMGKILTAQHCREKKIPYFGICLGMQVMAVEFARNVAKIEDANSTEIDPYTKNPVIALLSEQKDVKELGGTMRLGAYRCKLKAHTHAHKAYQSESISERHRHRYEFNNKFTDILEKAGFIIAGALEGGNLCEIAEVHNHPWMVGVQFHPEFKSKPNDPHPLFRGFIKAVIAEKGKNNG
- a CDS encoding 3-deoxy-manno-octulosonate cytidylyltransferase (Product derived from UniProtKB/Swiss-Prot:Q6MD00;Gene name derived from UniProtKB/Swiss-Prot:Q6MD00;EC number derived from UniProtKB/Swiss-Prot:Q6MD00), yielding MKAIGIIPARYASTRFPGKPLFEISGKSLIQRTYENAKQIQELDTLIIATDDSRIYEHARSFGAEVVMTSLNCATGTDRIQEVVSKEKRFANVDIVVNIQGDEPCLDPSIIQQLLKCLSDDTTAVVATPIAIIRDPNETENPAIVKCVKNQANDALYFSRALVPSGLTKKFQANTVYYKHVGIYAYRKEFLEIYCSLPSSPLQEAENLEQLKILDWGYKIKVTVVESTTLEVNYPEDIKKVEHHLCKQNSSS